In Gammaproteobacteria bacterium, the DNA window CACCTCGTCCAGCCGCCTGCGTATGTCGTGCAGCTTCTCGTCCGCGCACGATCCGCCCAGGATATCCCCGATGTGGATGAGGAAGTCCACCCCCGCCGACTCGGCGTCCGCCAGCAGCCGCTGGGCGCGTGGCTCCTCCCATGGGTAGTAGGGCCCGTCCCCGTAGACGCCGAAGGCGATGGCGCCGGGCGGGGGAGGATCGGCGGGAGGCGGGTCGGAGCAACCGACGAGAATCAGGGCCGACGCCAGCCAGAGCAGCGAGGTCGCGACAGGCCCCCGGCCCGCGCGCATCGGCGGGTGAAGTGCGGGCAGCGCCTGACCGACCTCGCCCGCAACCCGGCCCCGCCCGTCGCCTTCTGGCTCCGTTTCCATGGGACTCCCCTGGCATGGCCGCGACGGGAGTACGCTCTGTCCCGCCCCGGTTTCTCGCCGGCCTTCCGAGCAGGCGCCGGAAAGCGGACAGGCGTCACGCCTCGATGGCGTGGGGAACCGGAGCCGCGTTTTCCGGGGCGCGAAGATTAGCGCGCAAGCGCTTGCCGTGCCAGATGTTTCCCAAACCCTGACGTAACGTAAGGGTTGGCATGGGAGGCCTGTGGAACGAGAATCCCGGCCCTGGCGTCACCTCCGCAGCCGCACCGCCTCCCTGAGCCCGCGCGTCATGCTCACCTCCAGGTCGGCCTCGTCCCTGAGCGCGTCCGGCAGCGCCCCTTCCCAGTCCCGCAGAATCGCGCGCAGGCGTCCGGTCCCGGGCTCGGTGACGACGGTGATGCGGCGCTCGTCGGTGTGGTCCACGTACGCCTCGCCTTCAGGCCCCGTCAGGGTGACGCGTTTGAGCGCGTCCTCCCACTCGGCCTCGATCGGCACCGTGAAGAAGAAGTGTCTGCCCCCGTGCTCGTCCTCCGTGGGCGTGAAGTCCAGCGAGAAGAGCGTCCGACCGTCCAAGCTCATCCCCCGAACGCGGTACGGACCCCGGGCCTCGGGCAGTCTCGCCGCCGCCTTCATCGACAACACCGGCTCGATCCACAGCTCGCCATCCACGGCCCCGCCCCACAGGACGAGCATGTCGGACCGCGAGGCCGATGCAGCCAGGGCTGTGCTCGCGGGGCCCGCGGCCAGCTCCGCGCGATGGTCGATCACCTTTTCGAAGTAGAAATCGCTGAGCCAGGGGAACGACCGGCAGTAGCTCATGAGGTCCCGGCCGCCGTCCGGAGGTACCACCGATCCGCTGCGGAAGTCGTATCCCCACACGCCAACGTTTCCGTCCGGGTAGGGGAACGCCGGATCGGGGCCGAAGGCACCCCCGCAGGGCGCGTGCCTGAGCGAGAGGTTGTGTCCTACTTCGTGCGCCAGCGTGAATGGACTCATGATCCCGATGCTCAACCAACCGGGCAGCTGTCCCCGACCGCGGATGGACCCGAGGTCGGCGGCAACCCCGTAGTAGTGACCCACACCGCCTTCCGATGCTCGCAGCATCGCCAGCTCTCCGAAGAGCGCCGCCTGCCCCATTACAGTGGTGAGATCCAGAGACGTGACATAGGCGGCGTGCTGCCTGACGCTGAACCCGGCAAACGGGAAAGCGTGCCTCAGCAACGCTACCTCGGGGCTGTCGGCGGAGATGCGGCGGACCCACTCCACAGCCGACGAATCAGGCTCCGCGGCTTCCACGACCGGCACCAGATTAAGCAGCGTCGGGGGCACTTCCACGACGTTCAGCAGCCGGGCACCCGAGGGCGGGAAACGGGTTTCGCTCGCGGCGGTGAGAGGGAGTGTGCCCCCGGGGTCGACCTCCACGACCATCTCGACGCCCGGGACGATGACCTCCGCGGGAATGACGGCGTTGTACGACGTGCCCAGATCGCCCTCTTCGGCAACTGCAGGGACCTGGTTGCCGTCGCGCGTCATGACCACGCGGTGAACTTCGTCCCCTTCCGGTCCCGTAAAGACCGCAACGACCTCGGGCTCGAAGAACCCTCTCGGTTCATCAGCCGTCACGAATGCCCTCAGCAAGGCGTCCCGGTTGGCGACCAGACGCACGGTCCCCGGCGGAGTCTGGACCGACTGAATGAGGTAGACCGTTGGCAGGGCCACCGTGACCTCATCCGGGTTGTCGCAGATCGTGCCCGCCGTCTGCTCGATCGCGGTGTACCATGCCTGAAAGTCCGGCGCGGGGGACGCGCACAGGCCGGTGTCATCGTGTAGAAGCGTGCGAACCCGTTCCAACTGCCGAAGAGCGAACGGCAGCGCGCCCTCGAGCCTCGGATTCCGGCCCAGCCGCAACTCGGCGAGTTCCCGCAACCCACCGATGGCGCTCGGAACCGCACCGGACAGGTCGTTTTCGGCCAGGTCGACCGCCGTGAGCTCGGTAAGGTTCGCAATCTCCGCGGGGATGGCACCGGACAGGCCGTTGGCGGGCAGCGCCACCTCCACGACGCGTCCCTCCTCGGTGGCCACGCCATGCCAGTCCTCAAGGGGAGCCTCCGTCGCCCATGCCCCGCGGTTCGTCCAGGACGGGCCGCCGGTCATGTCGTGGAAGCCGATGAGCGCAAGTCGTTCGACCCGCGCGACATCACAACCCGACCTGTCGCCATCCGGTATCGCGCGCAGCCACGCCTGGAACTCCTCGTCGATCTGGGCGCAGAGATCGGTGCCCGCGTACGACAAACCCCGCATGGACTTCAGCTTGAGCATGCTTCGCGGGAGCAGGCCAGCAAGGTCATGGTTCCCCTGCAGCCAAAGCCCGTTAAGCGAGCGCATGCCGCCAATGGCGAACGGGAGCTGCCCGCTCAACGCGTTGCCCTGGAGATCGAGTCGCGCCAGGACCTGGAGGTTGCCCAGACTGCGGGGCAACTCGCCGCTCAACCCGTTGTTTGCCGCATGCAGGTCGTGAAGCGCCGAAAGGTTGCCGAGTTCCTCGGGCAGAGCTCCGGAGAGCTCGTTTTCATGAATCCAGAGCGTTTCCAGGTTCGACAGATTCCCCAGCGAGGCGGGGATTTCACCGGTGAGCTGGTTCTCGTAGAGATACAGCCCTTTCAGTGCGGCCAGGTTTCCCAGTTCGGCCGGAATCGCACCCGTGAGGTTGTTCCGCGACGCCGACAGGATCTGAATCGCCCACAGGTTCCCCATTTCCGGCGGAATCGGGCCAGTCAATTCGTTACGGCTGACGGTCAGACGCACGAGGCTGCCGAGGTTGCCAAGTTCCGGCGGCAGGGCACCCGAAAGCTGATTGAACCCCAGGCGCAGCCTTCGAAGAGAACGCAGATTCCCCAACTCACCCGGAATCGAGCCGGAAAGCCGGTTATTCGAGAGCAGCAGGGTGTCGAGGCGCGACAGTGCCCCGAGTTCGACCGGAATCGTCCCGTTCAACCTGTTGTGTCTCAGATCGAGCCTGGTGAGCTCGCTCAACCTCCCCAACTCCGCCGGGATCGGGCCCGTCAACTGGTTGCCGTAAAGAGTCAGCCGTCGCAGGTGCGCCAGGTCCCCGAGCTCGGGTGGGAGGGTTCCCGAGAGGTTGTTGCCCGACAGCGACAGCGCGGTGACGAAGCCGGCCGAGTTGGTCGATACCCCCCTCCAGTTCCTGATGCTCTCCGGGGTGTGCCAGTTCGTCCTGTCGTGCCAGTTCGGCCCCCCGGTCGCGCCGTACAAGCCGATGAGCGTGGCCCGATCGGGGGTATCGGTCTGCTCAACCTCGCGCAGGGCTGTGATTGCCGGGTCTTCGTCCGAGCAGGCGGAGAGCAGGAGCGTGCAGAAGCCCACTGCCCAGACGCGCGATCCTCGACGAGTCATGCCGCCTCCGTGAGGGTCACCTCCGCAGCCGCACCGCTTCCCTGAGCCCGCGCGTCATGCTGACTTCCAGGTCGGCCTTGTCCCTGAGCGCGTCCGGCAGCGCCCCTTCCCAGTCCCGCAGAATCGCGCGCAGGCGTCCCGTTCCGGGCTCGGAGACCACGGTGATCCGGCGCTCGTCGGCCTGGTCCACGTACGCCTCGCCTTCCGGCCCGGTCAGGGTGATGCGTTCGAGCGCGTCCTCCCAATCGGCCCCGATCGGCACCGTGAAGAAGAAGTGCCTGCCGCCGTGCCCATCCCCGGTGGGCGTGAAGTCCAGGGAGAACAGCGTCTCGCCGTCGTCGTCGGTCCCGCGAATGTGGTATGGGCCCCGCGCATCGGGCGGCCTTGCCGCCGCGCGCATCGAGAACGTCGGATCGATCCACAGCTCTCCATCCACCATGCCACCCCGGAGCACGAGCATGTCGGAGGCGGGGCCTGCCGCGGCCAGCCCTGCGCTCGCGGTGTCCGCCGCCAGTCGCCCGCGATGGTCGATCACTTTCTCGAAGTAGTAGTCGCTGAGCCACGGCAACGTGCGGCAGTAGGTCATGATGTCCTGGCCGCGGTCGGGAGGCACCATCGATCCGTTGCGGAAGTCGTACCCCCACACGCCGATGCTTCCGTCCGGGTAGGGGAAGTTCGGATCGACGCCGCTGGGATCGCCGCAAGGCGCGTGCCTGAGCGAGAGATTGTGGCCTACTTCGTGCGCCAGCGTGGTCGATCTCGGCACGCCGACGCTCACCCAGCCGGGGAGCTGCCCCCGACCGGCGATGGATCCCAGGTTGGCGGTGACCCCGTAGTAGTAGCCCGTGCCGCCTTCCGATGCCCGCAGCGCCTCGAGTTCCCCGAACAGCGACACCTGCCCGGCCGAGGTGGTGAGATCCAGCGAGGTGTGATAGGCCTCGTGCGGCCTGACGTCGAACTCGGCGAACGGGAACGCGTGTCTCAGCAGTCCCACCTCGGGACTGTCGGCGGAGATGCCGCGGACCCACGCCAGAACCGACGTGTCGGGCTCCGCGGCCGCGATGACCGGAACCAGCGTGAGCTGCATCGGAGGCACCTCCACCACGTTCAGCGAGTCGGATCCCTCGTCCGGGAATCGGGCTTCGCTTTCGGCGGTGAGGGGCAGGGTTTCCTCCGGATCGACCTCGACGACCATCTCGACGCCCGGGATGACTGCCTCGGCGGGGATCACCGCGTTGTACGAGAGTCCGAGATCGCCCTCGTCCGCTTGCGCCGGGATCTGGTTGGCGTCGCGGGTCATGACCGCGCGGTGGACCTCGTCCCCTTGCGGATCCGTGAAGACCGCGACGACCTCGGGCTCGAAGAACCCGCGCGGCTCCTCGGCCGTGACGAACGCCCTCAGAAGCGCGTTGCGGTCGGCCACCAGACGCACGCTCCCGGACGGGGCCTGCACCGACTGGGTGAGATAGACCATGGGCAGGGATACCGTGACCTGATCCGGATTGTCGCAGACCGCGCCGGCGGTCTGCTCGATCGCCCCGTACCACGCCTGGAAGTCCGGCGCGGGAGAGGCGCACAGGCCGGTGTCGTCGTGTAGCAGCACGCGAACCCGTTCCAACCCCCGAAGCGCGAACGGCAGGGCGCCCTCCAGCCCCGGATTCCGGCCCAGGCGCAATTCCGCGAGTTCGTGCAAACCGGCGAAGGAGCCCGGGAACGCGCCGAACAGGTCGTTTTCGGCCAGGTCCAACACCCTCAGTTCGCCGAGGTTGGCGATCTCCGCGGGGAGCGGACCGGACAGGGCGTTGGCGGGCAGGGCAACTTCAACGACACGTCCGTCTTCCGTGGACACGCCATGCCAGTCTCCCAGGGGAGCATCCGTCCCCCATGCCGCCCGGTTCGGCCAGGATGATCCCCCGGTCACGTCGTGCAGGTCGGTGAGAGCGAGTCGTTCGACCTGCGCGACATCGCAATCCGCCCGGCTGCCGTCCGGTATCTTCCGCAGCCACTCCTGGAACTCGTCATCGATCTGGGCGCACAGGTCGGTGTCCCCGTAGGACAGCACCTGCAGGAACTCGAGGCCGATCATGCTCCGCGGCAGCAGACCGGTCAGGCCTTCGTTTCCTTCGAGCTCGACTCGGGCGAAGGCCCGGGGTCTGCCCAGATTGCGCGGCAGCGCGCCGCTCAACTCGTTGTCCGCGGCTCGCAGATCCTCGAGCGCCGCGAGGTCGGCAAGCTCCTCGATCAACGGGCCCGTCAGGCCGTTGTCGTGAATCCAGAGCGTCTCCAGTTCCGACAGGTTGCCCAGCGAGACGGGGATGGGGCCGGTGAGCTGGTTCTGGTAGAGATAGAGTCCTTCCAGGGTGGCCAGATTGCCCAGCTCGGGCGGAATCGTCCCCGTGAGGCTGTTGCGCGAAACCGACAGAATCCGGATCGAGCTCAGCTTCGCCAGCTCGGGCGGGATCGTGCCCGTCAACTGGTTACGGCTCAGGCTCATGTAGGTGAGATTCGCCAGGTTGCCCAGTTCCGGCGGCACGGGACCCGTTAACTGATTCAACGCCAGCAGCAGCCTCCGCAGCGAGGCCAGGTTGCCGAGCTCGACGGGTATGGGGCCGGTCAGTTCGTTGCGGTGAACCAGTAGGGAATCGAGGCGCGGCAGCGATCCGAGTTCGGAAGGGATCGTCCCGTTCAGGCTGTTGTTGCCCAGATCGAGCATGGTCAGTTGGCTCAGCCTGCCCAACTCGGCCGGGATCGTGCCCGTCAGTTCGTTGGTGCCCAGAACCAGACGTCTCAGTTGGGGCAGATCTCCGAGTTGCGGCGGGATCGAACCGGTCAACTCGTTGTCCTCGAGATCCAGTTGTCTCAGTTGGGTCAGATTCCGGAGTTCGGGCGGGAGCGCGCCGGACAGGTTGTTGTCCCGAAGCAACAGTTCGGTGACGAAGCCGGACGAGTTGGTGGACACCCCCTGCCAGTCCCGGATGCTCCCGGCGGTGGTCCAGTTCCTCTGCCGATGCCAGTGCGTCCCGTCCGTCGCGTTGTAGAGGGCCATGAGCGCCGCGCGCTCGGCCGCATAGGGCTCCAGCGGGGGAGGGGCAGGGGGAGGGATGGTCGGCGGGGCCGTGGTCGCCGGATCGTCCGAGCAGACGGTTACGAGGATCGCGCAAAGGCCCGCTGTCCAGACGCGTGGTCTCCGACGTGGCATGCCGCCTCCGTTAGGGCCGGGTCCATTGCCCGAATGATGAAGAGGATCCGCCGGTCGTGCTACACCGCTTGCGATCTCGGGATCGCTGGACGTTCGAGGCACCGCGCCAGCCCGGCGTCTCGCCGCTCCGGGTTCTCGCGCGGATTCATCCACGGGCTGCTAGCTTTGCGTGGTTGAGTCGGAGAGGAGTCACGTCTGTCCCGGGTCCGGACGCGCAGCATGCTCGATGATCGTCTGACCGAACAGCGCAATCCACGCTCGCGTGGCGTCGACCGGCTGTCGCCGGCCGAGATCGTTGCGCTCATCAATGACGAGGACCGCACCGTGGCCGCGGCCGTCGGGGAGGAGGCTGCCGGCATCGCCCGCGCAATGGAGCTGGCGCGCGACGCGTTCTGCCGCGGCGGCCGGCTGATCTACGTGGGCGCGGGCACGTCCGGCCGGCTGGGGGTGCTCGACGCGGCGGAGATGCCCCCGACCTACCGGACCGACCCGTCGATGGTGGTCGGCGTGATCGCGGGGGGCTACGACGCGCTGGTGCGGGCGCGCGAGGGAGCCGAGGACGACCCGCGCGACGGCGCCCGCGAGATGGACCGCCTCTCGGTGGGCGCCGACGATTTCGTGCTCGGCATCGCCACCTCAGGCACCACGCCCTTCGTGCACGGGGCATTGCGGCAAGCCCGTGAGCGGGGCGCCCGCACCGGCTTTCTGCTTTGCACGCCTCCGTCCGCCGAGCTCCTCGCCGCCCACGATGTCGTCATCGCCCCCCTGGTCGGTCCCGAGGTGATCACGGGCTCGACGCGCATGAAGGCGGGCACGGCTACCAAGCTGGTCCTGAACACCATCACCACCGGCGCCATGGTCCTGATGGGCAAGGTGTACGGCAACCTCATGGTCGATCTGCAGGTCACCTGCCGGAAGCTCCAGGACCGGGGTGAGCGCATCGTGATGTCGACCCTTGGGCTGGAGCGGGAGCTCGCCCGAGCCCTGCTGCAGGAGGCCGGCGGCCACGTCAAGACGGCCATCGTGATGGCTCGCCGCGGGATCGACGCGGAGGCGGCGCGCGTCCTGCTCGAGGAGAGCAGGGGCCGGGTGGCGGATGTCCCCGGTGCCGCCGGATGACCGCGGCGGCATCCCGAAACGGGTGCGGCCGGACGCGCGGCGGACCGCCCTTTTCCACGTGACGCCCGGGCCATGAAGGTTCTCGGAATGATGTCGGGTACGTCGCTCGACGGTGTCGACGCCGCCCTGCTGGAGGTGGGCGGGACCACCCCGGCAACGTTCTCGTGGCGATTGCTGGGATTCCACAGCGAGAGCTACCTGCCGGAGGAGCGGGACTCGATCCGCCGCGCGATCGAGGGGGGCGGGCCGGCCGATCTGGCCCGCCTGCACGCGGTCCTGGGTGAGCGCTTCGCGCGCTGTGCCCTCGCCGGGTGCGCGCGCGCCGGGGTGGATCCGGGATCGGTCGCGGCGATCGGTTCGCACGGACAGACGGTGTGGCACGATCCACCGTCCGGGGACGGCCGCGGCGCCACCCTCCAGCTGGGCGATCCCGCGACCATCGCGGAGATCACCGGCATACCGGTGGTGAGCGACTTCCGGACCCGCGACGTGGCGGCTGGCGGGCACGGCGCGCCCCTCGTTCCCTGGCCGGACCGCCTGCTCTTCTCCGCACCAGACCGGCCGCGTGCCCTCCAGAACCTCGGAGGGATGGCCAACGTCACCTGGCTGCCGGCGGCTTCGGAAGGCGAACCCGTCCTGGCCTTCGATACGGGCCCCGGGGTCGCGCTCATCGACACCGCCGCGGAACTCGCCACGGATGGCCGTCGGACGTTCGACGCCGACGGTGAGCTCGCGGCGGCCGGCGAGGTCGATGAAGGCCTGCTGCAACAGCTTCTGCAGCACCCGTTCCTGCATCGCCCGCCGCCAAAGTCGACCGGCCGCGAAGTGTTCGGCAGCGCGTTCGTCCAAGGGCTGGTGGAACGCCGGGCGCCGCGTACCAGCCGCGACTGGGCCTGCCTGGTCGCAACGCTTACGGCCTTCACCGCCGCCTCCGTCGCGGAAGCCTGTCGCTGCTGGGTGCTTCCCCGGGGCGTGAGCGAGGTCCTGCTGGCGGGCGGCGGCGCGCTGAACCCGGTCCTGGCGGCGATGATCTCCGACCGGCTCGCCCCGGTCCCGGTGCGCGACCTGTCCGTGCTGGGTCTCGACCCGGAAGCGCGCGAAGCCGCCTGCTTCGCGGTGCTGGCGTGGGCGCACCTGCGGGGTCTGCCGGCCAATTCGCCAGCCTCCACGGGGGCTTCGGGGCGCCGGGTTCTGGGGTCCCTCACGCCCGGTGGAGCGTGAAGGCACCGCGTGCTCGCAGCGCTTCGTCTGCTAGGCGGATCCGGGAGTTCCGCGCCGGTAGAGCAGCACGAACGCGGTCGCGAACGCCGCGTGTTCGAGCAATCCGCCATTGCGGCCGCGCTCGGGGGCCAGGGCGGAGAGGGTGCGGATCGTCCCCGGTGCGATGGGACGGATGACGCGCGGGAGCCCTCCCCGGGTAGCCGCGGCATGCCTCGCCACGCTGCACAACCCGATCTGCACCAGGCGGCCAGCGGGCAGATGGCGGCTCAGGACCGCCAGGGCCAACCCCTCGACCGCGCCCTGCGCCAACTCGAGCCCAAGCCCGGCCTCATCCCCGGATGACGCATCGGGAGCGAGCAGCCTTGCGAGCGAGCGCGCTGCGAGCGCCGCTCCAGCACCCGCCAGAGCCGCGCGCGGAAAGTCCTCACGTGGCGACGAGCGATCGGCCCGCGCGACCACGACCCGCCGGGCCAGCCCGCCGGCCTGGTCGAGCAGGTTTCTCCAGAGGAGCGAAGGGGCGATCTTGCGTGTGGCGGAGGGCGCGCTCCCATTTCCGGACCGGAGGGGCGGACGGCGCCGGCCGGATGCCCCGCCGCTCCCGGCCGCCTGGCCCAGGCGCGCGGTCTCCCATGCGTAGCCCAGCCGGTACCAGATACTTGCCCTGGTCTGCATGATTTGATGACAACCCTCGTCTGCTTTGGCCCCGACAACATTGACGGGCGCGGCAGCCCCCTGACAAGGCTGCTGCTCCTGCCGATGCTCCTCGCGGGCGCGCTCTCGGCCACCGTCCCCGCCTACGGCCAGGTGCCCCCCGACGAGGACTGGCGCACGCTCGACACCGAGCATTTCCGGATCACCTTTCCCGAAGCCCTCCATCCCCTGGCGACGCGCCTCGCCGACCGGGCGGAGCGCGCCTACGGGCAACTGGCTTCATCCTTCAGCGCGCCACCGCCGGGCGCCATCGACATCGTGCTCACCGACCACGCCGACTACTCCAACGGGTTCGCCAACGTGGTCCCCGGCAACCGCATCACGCTCTTTGCCCGCCCGCCCGCGGACGCGGGATCCCTCAACTATTTCGACGAGTGGATCGAGCTGGTGGTCACGCACGAGCTGGTGCACATCTTCCACCTGGATCCCGCGGGCGGTCTGGGCGGCATCCTGCGCGCGGTCCTGGGCCGCTACCCCGCCACCTGGCCCTTCTTTCCCGGACGCGCCACGCCCACCTGGCTCACCGAAGGGATCGCCACCTACTACGAGTCGACGCTGACGGACGCCGGCCGTGTCCACGGCACCTGGCAGGACATGGTGCTGCGCACCGGCGTTCTCGAGGAGGACCTCGAGTCGCTGTCCGTGGTCTCCGGCAGGAGCCCCGTGTGGCCGGCTGGACTTCGCCCTTACGTCTACGGCTCCGAGTTCTTCCACTATCTGATGGAACGCACCGACACCACGGGCATGCGGCAGCTCGTGGAAGAGGTGGCGGGCCAGTTGGTTCCCTATCGGATCGACGCCGCGGCGCGTTCGGCCTTCGGCATCTCGTTCTCTCAGGCGTGGGACGAGTGGCGCGCGTCGCTCTCCTTCAGGTACAGCGGCCTCGCCGGCTCCCTCGCCGCACTGCAGCCGGTCACCACCGGCGAAGCGCTCACCCGCGGGGCGCGCCAGGCCCTCTACCCGCAGGTGTCTCCGGCCGGCCGGCGCCTCGCCTTCGCGCTCTCGGACGGGCGCTCCGATGCGCATCTGCGCCTGCTCGACCTGGATGGTGGCGCAGGGCGCCGGTTCACCCGCACCAACGGCCTGTCCAGCTTCTCGTGGACGCCCGACGGCGGGATGGTCTTCGCCCAGTTCGAGCTGGCGGACCGCTACCGCCTCTACAACGATCTCTACCGGGTCGATGCGGACGGCCACGTCACCCGCATCACCAGCGGCGGCCGGCTCGCCTTCCCGGACGTGCATCCGGACGGCGAACACGTCGTGGCGGTGCAGGAGGGAGAGGGCACCAACCGGCTGGTTCTGGTGGACCTGGCCACCGGGGACATCACGGCGTTGACCGAGGCGGCTCCCGCCGTCCACTGGGGCTTTCCGCGCTGGTCGCCGGACGGGTCCCGGATCGCCGTATCGCAGTGGCGTACCGGCGGCCGCTTCGATGTCGTGATCCTCGATGCCGCCGGCGCGCTGATCGCAAGAGTGACCGACGACCGCGCCGTCGACGCGAGTCCTGCCTGGTCCCCCGACGGGCGCACCCTGCTGTGGTCTTCCGACCGCACCGGCATCCCCAATCTCTTCGCGGCTTCCATCGACGGGGACGGACGGGCCGGGCCGGTGCGCCAGGTTACCAACATGCTCACCGGGGCCGCCCATCCGGCCATCGATCCGGAGGGCGAGTGGATCTACTACTCCGCCTACCACCACGACGGCTGGGACATCGAGCGCATCCCCTACGCTCCGGGCGAGTGGTTCGAACCCTTCGCGGACGACCCCCGCTTCCTGCTGGGCGCGGATCGTTCCCCGGACCGCTTTCAGGCCGCGATCGAGGCCGAGAGCAGGCCGTACCGGGCCTTCCGCTCGCTCCTCCCGACCTACTGGCAGCCGCTCTACTCCGCGCCTCGAAGGATCCGGGAGCGCGATGTCATCGGCCCGGGCTTCGGATTCTCGACCTCCGGCCGGGATCTGGTCGACCGGCACGCCTTCCGGGCCTGGGGCCGCCTGATTCCCGAGAAGCGTCGCGGGGAGGGCCGCTTCGGCTACACCGCCCGAGGGTTGGGGAACCCGGTGGTGACCTTCTCGCTGGGCCAGCTCTACGATCCCGCGGGTCTCACCCTGGGAGAGCGCCAGAACGGGGACGTGGACACTCTCTACGTGGTGGACCGGGAACGACGCGTGCAGGTGAGCCTGGACCTTCAGCGTGCCCGCTTTCGCAACCGCATCGGCCTCACCCTGGAGGCCAGCCACAACTGGGTGTCCTCCGAGCTCCTGGACGCGACGCTGGAACCCTCCACCCTCTTCCGGCTCAACCGTCCCACGCGGCGCGTCGGGGAGGTAGCCGCAACGCTGGGGTTCAACACCGCTCGCTCGCACGCCATGTCCATGACCCTGGCAGACGGCGTCTCGGGAGCCGTTCGGGGCCGGGTCTCGCGCGTGCTCGATCTCCCCGAGGAACTCGCCGGAGACCGCGCGGCCGACAGGGGGTTCGAGGAGGTCACCGGCCGCCTTTCGCTCTACCGTGCGCTCGGCAACGTCGGATTCGCCCAGCAGGTGTTCGCCCTGCGGGCGAGCGGCGGGATCGCGCGCGGACCGGGCGCCGACGGCTTTCACTTCGAGGTGGGCAACGCCGCGGGCACGCGCGAGCGGCTCACCGGCTTCGGTCTCTTCGGGGGCTCGCCGCTCCTGTTTCCCGTGCGAGGCTATTCCGCCGCTTCCCGGCGCGGGCGCATCGCCTGGTCGGCATCCGCCGAGTACCGGCTTCCGCTCTCCATCATTCGCCGGGGCCTCGGGGCCTGGCCCCTGTACTTCGACCGGGCCGGCGCAAGCCTGTTTGCCGACGCAGGCAACGCCTGGGGCCCGGAAGGCGAGCGGGATCCCACCGCGAGCCCGAAGCGCGCCGCCCTCGCCTCCTTCGGCCTGGAGGTGACGGTGAACACGCTGCCCTTCTGGACGCTCTCCACCGACGTGCGGGCCGGTTTGGCGTTTCCGCTCAGGGGTGTAGACGATCCGCCCGGGGCAGGGTTCCGCCTGCGCGCGGGGCGGCTCTACCTCCGTCTGGGATCGGCGTTCTAGAAGAGACTTGCGGCGCGCAACCGGGGCACCTA includes these proteins:
- a CDS encoding M66 family metalloprotease → MPRRRPRVWTAGLCAILVTVCSDDPATTAPPTIPPPAPPPLEPYAAERAALMALYNATDGTHWHRQRNWTTAGSIRDWQGVSTNSSGFVTELLLRDNNLSGALPPELRNLTQLRQLDLEDNELTGSIPPQLGDLPQLRRLVLGTNELTGTIPAELGRLSQLTMLDLGNNSLNGTIPSELGSLPRLDSLLVHRNELTGPIPVELGNLASLRRLLLALNQLTGPVPPELGNLANLTYMSLSRNQLTGTIPPELAKLSSIRILSVSRNSLTGTIPPELGNLATLEGLYLYQNQLTGPIPVSLGNLSELETLWIHDNGLTGPLIEELADLAALEDLRAADNELSGALPRNLGRPRAFARVELEGNEGLTGLLPRSMIGLEFLQVLSYGDTDLCAQIDDEFQEWLRKIPDGSRADCDVAQVERLALTDLHDVTGGSSWPNRAAWGTDAPLGDWHGVSTEDGRVVEVALPANALSGPLPAEIANLGELRVLDLAENDLFGAFPGSFAGLHELAELRLGRNPGLEGALPFALRGLERVRVLLHDDTGLCASPAPDFQAWYGAIEQTAGAVCDNPDQVTVSLPMVYLTQSVQAPSGSVRLVADRNALLRAFVTAEEPRGFFEPEVVAVFTDPQGDEVHRAVMTRDANQIPAQADEGDLGLSYNAVIPAEAVIPGVEMVVEVDPEETLPLTAESEARFPDEGSDSLNVVEVPPMQLTLVPVIAAAEPDTSVLAWVRGISADSPEVGLLRHAFPFAEFDVRPHEAYHTSLDLTTSAGQVSLFGELEALRASEGGTGYYYGVTANLGSIAGRGQLPGWVSVGVPRSTTLAHEVGHNLSLRHAPCGDPSGVDPNFPYPDGSIGVWGYDFRNGSMVPPDRGQDIMTYCRTLPWLSDYYFEKVIDHRGRLAADTASAGLAAAGPASDMLVLRGGMVDGELWIDPTFSMRAAARPPDARGPYHIRGTDDDGETLFSLDFTPTGDGHGGRHFFFTVPIGADWEDALERITLTGPEGEAYVDQADERRITVVSEPGTGRLRAILRDWEGALPDALRDKADLEVSMTRGLREAVRLRR
- a CDS encoding anhydro-N-acetylmuramic acid kinase, coding for MKVLGMMSGTSLDGVDAALLEVGGTTPATFSWRLLGFHSESYLPEERDSIRRAIEGGGPADLARLHAVLGERFARCALAGCARAGVDPGSVAAIGSHGQTVWHDPPSGDGRGATLQLGDPATIAEITGIPVVSDFRTRDVAAGGHGAPLVPWPDRLLFSAPDRPRALQNLGGMANVTWLPAASEGEPVLAFDTGPGVALIDTAAELATDGRRTFDADGELAAAGEVDEGLLQQLLQHPFLHRPPPKSTGREVFGSAFVQGLVERRAPRTSRDWACLVATLTAFTAASVAEACRCWVLPRGVSEVLLAGGGALNPVLAAMISDRLAPVPVRDLSVLGLDPEAREAACFAVLAWAHLRGLPANSPASTGASGRRVLGSLTPGGA
- the murQ gene encoding N-acetylmuramic acid 6-phosphate etherase, whose translation is MLDDRLTEQRNPRSRGVDRLSPAEIVALINDEDRTVAAAVGEEAAGIARAMELARDAFCRGGRLIYVGAGTSGRLGVLDAAEMPPTYRTDPSMVVGVIAGGYDALVRAREGAEDDPRDGAREMDRLSVGADDFVLGIATSGTTPFVHGALRQARERGARTGFLLCTPPSAELLAAHDVVIAPLVGPEVITGSTRMKAGTATKLVLNTITTGAMVLMGKVYGNLMVDLQVTCRKLQDRGERIVMSTLGLERELARALLQEAGGHVKTAIVMARRGIDAEAARVLLEESRGRVADVPGAAG
- a CDS encoding BamA/TamA family outer membrane protein — protein: MTTLVCFGPDNIDGRGSPLTRLLLLPMLLAGALSATVPAYGQVPPDEDWRTLDTEHFRITFPEALHPLATRLADRAERAYGQLASSFSAPPPGAIDIVLTDHADYSNGFANVVPGNRITLFARPPADAGSLNYFDEWIELVVTHELVHIFHLDPAGGLGGILRAVLGRYPATWPFFPGRATPTWLTEGIATYYESTLTDAGRVHGTWQDMVLRTGVLEEDLESLSVVSGRSPVWPAGLRPYVYGSEFFHYLMERTDTTGMRQLVEEVAGQLVPYRIDAAARSAFGISFSQAWDEWRASLSFRYSGLAGSLAALQPVTTGEALTRGARQALYPQVSPAGRRLAFALSDGRSDAHLRLLDLDGGAGRRFTRTNGLSSFSWTPDGGMVFAQFELADRYRLYNDLYRVDADGHVTRITSGGRLAFPDVHPDGEHVVAVQEGEGTNRLVLVDLATGDITALTEAAPAVHWGFPRWSPDGSRIAVSQWRTGGRFDVVILDAAGALIARVTDDRAVDASPAWSPDGRTLLWSSDRTGIPNLFAASIDGDGRAGPVRQVTNMLTGAAHPAIDPEGEWIYYSAYHHDGWDIERIPYAPGEWFEPFADDPRFLLGADRSPDRFQAAIEAESRPYRAFRSLLPTYWQPLYSAPRRIRERDVIGPGFGFSTSGRDLVDRHAFRAWGRLIPEKRRGEGRFGYTARGLGNPVVTFSLGQLYDPAGLTLGERQNGDVDTLYVVDRERRVQVSLDLQRARFRNRIGLTLEASHNWVSSELLDATLEPSTLFRLNRPTRRVGEVAATLGFNTARSHAMSMTLADGVSGAVRGRVSRVLDLPEELAGDRAADRGFEEVTGRLSLYRALGNVGFAQQVFALRASGGIARGPGADGFHFEVGNAAGTRERLTGFGLFGGSPLLFPVRGYSAASRRGRIAWSASAEYRLPLSIIRRGLGAWPLYFDRAGASLFADAGNAWGPEGERDPTASPKRAALASFGLEVTVNTLPFWTLSTDVRAGLAFPLRGVDDPPGAGFRLRAGRLYLRLGSAF